Proteins co-encoded in one Alcanivorax sp. genomic window:
- the hslV gene encoding ATP-dependent protease subunit HslV, which translates to MTTIVSVRRGNSVVIGGDGQVSLGNTVMKGNARKVRRLYHGKVIAGFAGGTADAFTLFERFEAQLEKHQGHLVRAAVELAKDWRTDRALRRLEALLAVADKEASLIITGNGDVIEPEDDLIAIGSGGPFAQAAATALLHNTELEAQDIVAKSLTIAGDICVFTNQQQTIEELNW; encoded by the coding sequence GTGACCACGATTGTATCCGTACGCCGCGGCAATAGCGTTGTTATCGGCGGTGACGGCCAGGTGTCACTGGGCAATACCGTCATGAAAGGGAATGCCCGCAAGGTTCGTCGGCTATACCACGGCAAGGTGATTGCCGGTTTTGCCGGCGGCACCGCTGACGCCTTCACCCTGTTCGAACGCTTCGAAGCCCAGCTGGAAAAGCACCAGGGCCATCTGGTCCGTGCTGCTGTAGAGCTGGCCAAGGACTGGCGCACCGACCGCGCCTTGCGTCGCCTGGAGGCCCTGCTGGCCGTGGCTGACAAGGAAGCGTCTCTGATCATCACCGGCAATGGCGATGTCATCGAACCCGAAGATGACCTGATCGCCATCGGCTCCGGCGGCCCCTTTGCCCAGGCCGCCGCCACCGCCCTGCTGCATAACACCGAGCTGGAAGCCCAGGATATCGTCGCGAAGAGTCTGACCATCGCCGGCGACATCTGCGTGTTTACCAACCAACAGCAAACCATCGAAGAATTGAACTGGTAA
- a CDS encoding SCP2 sterol-binding domain-containing protein, with product MSLKDQSRSPGLISTTALATVERAINTALRTDPATAAKVAMHSGRLVAIEVTLPPMAVYALIVEDGIELYHRSDATADVAVKGSPMDLAAQLLDWNTRPGVIGGPVQITGNSELLQELQELAQGLHIDWGALLEPLTGSELAQQIDYGARQLFGWARQAAGRLVDQLGDYVGNESGLIPQRREVYEFGQDVDELRMDVDRLDARIQRLRAADNAARTGSPDH from the coding sequence ATGAGCCTGAAAGACCAATCCCGCTCCCCCGGCCTGATCTCCACCACTGCCCTGGCCACGGTGGAACGGGCCATCAACACAGCCTTGCGCACCGATCCCGCCACTGCGGCCAAAGTGGCCATGCATTCAGGCCGCCTGGTTGCCATTGAAGTGACCCTGCCGCCCATGGCGGTGTACGCCCTGATCGTGGAAGACGGCATTGAGTTGTACCACCGCAGCGATGCCACCGCAGATGTGGCCGTCAAGGGCAGCCCCATGGATCTGGCCGCCCAGCTGCTGGACTGGAACACCCGCCCGGGGGTTATTGGTGGGCCCGTGCAGATCACCGGGAACAGTGAGCTGCTTCAGGAGCTGCAGGAGCTGGCCCAGGGGCTGCACATCGACTGGGGGGCCCTGCTCGAGCCGCTGACCGGCTCTGAACTGGCCCAACAGATCGACTACGGCGCCCGCCAGTTGTTCGGTTGGGCCAGGCAGGCCGCCGGTCGACTGGTGGATCAGCTGGGCGACTATGTGGGTAATGAATCCGGCCTCATCCCCCAGCGCCGCGAGGTCTATGAGTTTGGTCAGGACGTGGATGAGCTGCGTATGGATGTGGACCGGCTGGACGCCCGGATCCAACGCCTGCGTGCCGCCGACAACGCCGCCCGCACAGGGAGCCCTGATCACTAA
- the tatC gene encoding twin-arginine translocase subunit TatC, with translation MTDASTDTGQPLIAHLLELRNRLLKALVAVFVVFLGLFYFSRELYTLIARPLMEAMPEGTSMIATGVAAPFLAPFKLTLYLSVFVAMPFILHQAWAFVAPGLYKHEKKLAVPLLASSVMLFYGGASFAYFVVFPLMFQFFTAIAPEGVAVTTDISSYLDFVLALFLAFGLAFELPIAIVLLVSTGATTVKKLSAARAYVVVGCFVLGMLLTPPDVISQTLLALPMWFLFEMGLLAARLVEKKSATDAP, from the coding sequence ATGACTGACGCCAGCACCGATACCGGCCAGCCACTGATTGCCCACCTGCTGGAACTGCGCAACCGATTGCTCAAGGCGCTGGTTGCTGTCTTTGTCGTCTTTCTCGGCCTGTTTTATTTTTCCCGCGAACTCTACACCCTGATCGCGCGGCCATTGATGGAAGCCATGCCGGAAGGCACCAGCATGATTGCCACGGGTGTGGCAGCGCCGTTCCTGGCCCCGTTCAAGCTAACACTCTACCTGAGCGTGTTTGTGGCCATGCCTTTCATTCTCCACCAGGCATGGGCCTTCGTGGCACCCGGTCTGTACAAGCATGAAAAGAAACTGGCGGTACCCCTGCTGGCCAGCAGCGTCATGCTGTTCTACGGCGGCGCCAGCTTTGCCTACTTTGTGGTGTTCCCGCTGATGTTCCAGTTCTTCACCGCCATTGCTCCGGAAGGCGTGGCCGTGACCACCGATATCAGCAGCTACCTGGACTTTGTGCTGGCGCTCTTTCTGGCCTTTGGCCTCGCCTTCGAGCTGCCAATCGCCATTGTCCTTCTGGTGAGTACCGGCGCGACTACAGTGAAAAAGCTCAGTGCCGCTCGCGCCTATGTGGTGGTGGGCTGCTTTGTGCTCGGCATGCTGCTGACCCCTCCCGACGTGATCAGCCAGACCCTGCTGGCCTTGCCCATGTGGTTCCTGTTTGAAATGGGATTGCTGGCAGCCCGACTGGTCGAGAAGAAGTCCGCCACCGACGCGCCATAG
- the tatA gene encoding Sec-independent protein translocase subunit TatA — translation MLSGISIWQLLILLAIVVLLFGTKKLRNIGGDLGGAVKGFKSAMKDGEEEQDQKRLAEEDEKTTANTTESKEKDQA, via the coding sequence ATGTTATCCGGTATCAGCATCTGGCAGTTACTGATCCTTCTCGCCATCGTGGTCCTGTTGTTTGGCACCAAGAAACTGCGCAACATTGGCGGCGACCTGGGCGGCGCGGTCAAAGGGTTCAAGAGCGCCATGAAAGACGGCGAAGAAGAGCAGGACCAGAAACGTCTTGCCGAGGAAGACGAGAAAACCACAGCCAACACCACAGAATCCAAAGAAAAGGATCAGGCGTAA
- a CDS encoding alpha/beta hydrolase codes for MAMVLRLIAVGLASLWLSGCSKLFFYPMSPWVQNPENQGLKYEDIVLIHPRGLRIHGWWLPASGDEPVRGTVYYLHGNAQNISTHLANVHWLPARGYNVFLLDYRGYGLSEGKPRLPEVYADVQLGLDWLRTARRTEGPLVVFGQSLGGALATTVLGEQDNAQAADCVVLEAAFASYRDITSDIMKTSWLLWPFRWLVVPGMPEREQDPEQRIVAIGPTPLLVMHSDEDEVVPYAHGERLYAAAQAPKTFQPLHGSHGQSTRDPAVQQRIVDFLDEQGCAAQPPQPSEPPVAPDTPDAPVLPPLENPAPPGSPERGYTF; via the coding sequence ATGGCGATGGTACTTCGATTAATCGCAGTCGGGCTGGCGAGTTTGTGGCTGTCCGGTTGTAGCAAGCTGTTCTTCTATCCCATGTCTCCCTGGGTGCAGAACCCCGAGAATCAGGGATTGAAGTACGAGGATATCGTGCTGATACACCCGCGGGGCTTGCGCATCCATGGCTGGTGGCTGCCTGCGTCCGGCGATGAGCCCGTGCGCGGCACAGTCTACTATCTGCACGGTAACGCGCAGAACATCAGTACTCACCTGGCTAATGTGCACTGGTTGCCCGCGCGTGGCTACAACGTCTTTCTGCTGGATTATCGTGGTTACGGCCTGTCGGAGGGAAAGCCGCGTCTGCCAGAGGTTTATGCGGATGTACAGCTGGGGCTGGACTGGCTGCGCACCGCAAGGCGTACAGAGGGCCCGCTGGTGGTGTTCGGACAAAGCCTTGGAGGCGCACTGGCGACCACGGTGCTGGGAGAGCAAGACAATGCCCAGGCTGCTGATTGCGTGGTACTGGAGGCCGCGTTTGCCAGCTACAGGGACATTACCAGCGACATCATGAAAACCAGTTGGTTGCTGTGGCCTTTCCGTTGGTTGGTGGTGCCTGGCATGCCTGAGCGTGAACAGGACCCGGAGCAGCGGATTGTGGCCATCGGGCCGACGCCGTTACTGGTCATGCACAGTGATGAGGATGAGGTGGTGCCTTACGCCCACGGAGAGCGTCTGTACGCGGCAGCACAAGCGCCCAAAACTTTCCAGCCCCTGCATGGCAGCCACGGGCAGAGTACACGGGACCCGGCGGTACAGCAGCGTATTGTGGACTTTCTCGATGAGCAGGGCTGTGCCGCCCAGCCCCCCCAGCCCAGTGAGCCACCCGTCGCACCGGATACCCCGGACGCGCCGGTGTTGCCGCCGCTGGAAAACCCTGCGCCGCCAGGCAGCCCGGAGCGGGGCTACACTTTCTGA
- the ubiE gene encoding bifunctional demethylmenaquinone methyltransferase/2-methoxy-6-polyprenyl-1,4-benzoquinol methylase UbiE — protein MPDNDKVTHFGYQQVPWQEKQQKVAGVFRSVAGKYDVMNDLISMGSHRILKRMTIELAGIRPGQSVLDLAGGTGDLAIKFSRLVGETGNVVLADINDAMLEVGRDRLIDAGCSHNTQVAQVNGECLPFEDNTFHCITIAFGLRNITDKDAALRSMLRVLKPGGRLLVLEFSTPTNKALAKAYDAYSFAVWPKLGKLIVNDADSYQYLAESIRMHPDQDTLQGMMDQAGFARTEYFNMLGGIVALHRGFKF, from the coding sequence ATGCCTGATAACGATAAGGTCACACACTTCGGCTACCAGCAGGTACCGTGGCAGGAAAAACAGCAGAAAGTGGCCGGCGTGTTCCGCTCTGTCGCAGGCAAGTACGATGTGATGAACGACCTGATTTCCATGGGCAGCCACCGCATCCTCAAACGCATGACCATTGAACTGGCCGGCATCCGCCCCGGTCAGTCCGTGCTGGATCTGGCCGGCGGCACCGGCGATCTGGCCATCAAGTTTTCCCGCCTGGTGGGTGAAACCGGCAATGTGGTACTGGCAGACATCAACGATGCCATGCTGGAAGTTGGCCGCGACCGTCTTATTGATGCCGGCTGCAGCCACAACACCCAGGTAGCCCAGGTGAACGGCGAATGCCTGCCGTTTGAAGACAACACCTTCCACTGCATCACCATCGCCTTTGGCTTGCGCAACATCACCGACAAGGACGCCGCCCTGCGTTCCATGCTGCGGGTGCTCAAGCCTGGCGGTCGCCTGCTGGTACTGGAATTCTCCACCCCGACCAATAAGGCACTGGCCAAGGCCTACGACGCCTACTCCTTTGCCGTGTGGCCGAAGCTGGGCAAGCTGATCGTTAACGACGCCGACAGCTACCAGTATCTGGCCGAGTCCATCCGCATGCACCCTGACCAGGACACGCTTCAGGGGATGATGGATCAAGCAGGCTTTGCCCGTACCGAATATTTCAACATGCTCGGCGGCATCGTCGCCCTGCATCGCGGCTTCAAGTTTTAG
- the hslU gene encoding ATP-dependent protease ATPase subunit HslU — MSNLTPREIVQELNKHIVGQSAAKKSVALALRNRWRRMQLPAEMRAEVAPKNILMIGPTGVGKTEIARRLAKLADAPFLKVEATKFTEVGYVGRDVESIIRDLVEMAIKLLREKAIARVGSQADDAAEERILDALLPSARGEEQSKTDNATRQIFRKKLREGELDDKEIDIDVAANPAGIEIMTPPGMEEMTSQLQQMFSRMGGNQQRKTQKLKVREAYRLIRDEEAARHVNEDELKVQAIDAVENNGIVFIDEIDKVAKRGESGGTDVSREGVQRDLLPLIEGCTVSTKYGMVKTDHILFIASGAFHLAKPSDLIPELQGRLPIRVELSALSPEDFQRILTEPKCSLTEQYKALLDTEGLNLEITDDCIRRIAEVAWQVNERTENIGARRLHTVMEKLLEEISFDADDLATQYHDKPLVLDAQAVDRYLGELADDEDLSRYIL; from the coding sequence ATGTCCAACCTGACCCCGCGCGAAATTGTTCAGGAGCTGAACAAACACATTGTCGGCCAGTCCGCCGCCAAGAAATCCGTTGCCCTGGCCCTGCGCAACCGCTGGCGGCGTATGCAGTTGCCCGCCGAGATGCGCGCCGAAGTCGCGCCCAAGAACATTCTCATGATCGGCCCCACCGGCGTGGGCAAGACCGAGATTGCCCGGCGCCTGGCCAAACTGGCCGATGCCCCCTTCCTGAAAGTGGAAGCCACCAAGTTCACCGAAGTGGGCTATGTGGGCCGTGATGTGGAATCCATCATTCGCGACCTGGTAGAAATGGCCATCAAGTTACTGCGAGAAAAGGCCATTGCCCGGGTCGGCAGCCAGGCGGATGACGCCGCCGAAGAACGCATCCTTGATGCCCTGCTGCCCAGTGCCCGCGGCGAGGAACAGAGCAAGACCGACAACGCCACCCGCCAGATCTTCCGCAAGAAGCTGCGTGAAGGGGAACTGGACGACAAGGAAATCGACATCGATGTGGCCGCCAACCCGGCCGGCATCGAGATCATGACCCCGCCGGGCATGGAAGAGATGACCAGCCAGCTGCAGCAGATGTTCTCCCGCATGGGTGGCAACCAGCAGCGCAAGACCCAGAAGCTCAAAGTGCGTGAAGCCTACCGTCTGATCCGCGATGAAGAAGCCGCCCGCCATGTCAACGAAGACGAACTCAAAGTGCAGGCCATCGATGCCGTGGAAAACAACGGCATCGTCTTTATCGATGAGATCGACAAGGTGGCCAAGCGCGGCGAGAGCGGTGGCACCGACGTGTCCCGTGAAGGGGTGCAGCGCGATCTGCTGCCGCTGATCGAAGGCTGCACCGTATCCACCAAGTACGGCATGGTAAAAACGGATCACATCCTGTTCATCGCTTCTGGCGCCTTCCACCTGGCCAAGCCCAGCGACTTGATCCCGGAGCTGCAGGGTCGCCTGCCGATCCGGGTGGAACTCAGCGCCCTGAGCCCGGAAGATTTCCAGCGCATTCTCACCGAGCCGAAATGCTCGCTCACCGAGCAATACAAGGCCCTGCTGGACACCGAAGGCCTGAACCTGGAAATTACCGACGACTGTATCCGTCGCATCGCTGAAGTGGCCTGGCAGGTCAACGAGCGCACCGAGAATATCGGCGCCCGTCGCCTGCACACCGTAATGGAAAAGCTGCTAGAGGAAATCAGCTTCGACGCCGACGACCTGGCCACCCAGTACCACGACAAACCGCTGGTACTGGACGCGCAAGCCGTGGATCGCTATCTCGGCGAGCTGGCCGATGACGAAGACCTGAGCCGGTATATTCTGTAA
- a CDS encoding phosphoribosyl-ATP diphosphatase: MSDILSQLHQVLESRKGADPDSSYVASLYAKGLNKILEKVGEEAVETLLAARDAEISGDNKALISETADLWFHSLVMLAKLGEHPDKVLAELERRFGLSGHDEKASRTHKH; the protein is encoded by the coding sequence ATGTCAGATATTCTCAGCCAGCTTCATCAGGTACTGGAATCCCGCAAGGGCGCCGATCCGGACAGCTCCTACGTGGCCAGCCTGTATGCCAAGGGCCTCAACAAGATTCTCGAGAAAGTTGGCGAAGAGGCCGTGGAAACCCTTCTTGCCGCCCGTGATGCGGAAATCAGTGGCGACAACAAGGCCCTGATCAGCGAGACCGCGGATCTGTGGTTCCATAGTCTGGTCATGTTGGCCAAACTGGGGGAGCACCCGGACAAGGTCCTGGCAGAACTGGAGCGCCGTTTCGGCCTGTCCGGCCATGACGAAAAAGCCTCGCGCACACACAAGCACTGA
- a CDS encoding SPOR domain-containing protein, whose product MAKNTRRGASRSPAKKKKAQRQVPGWVWLFTGLMVGLFIAFLFHLGNTQLQQGGKPIAGTNKPKAQTEKPAAKQEEPQTGDDSPQFDFYAVLPKMEVIVPQNESDTGTRNTATRKPKDTPRQTSTESGTRNSNEKYLLQAGSFRRNEDADRRRAELILKGFEASIQSVDLESGDSWHRVMIGPYNNLNAMHRAQDQLASNGIETLPIKMKK is encoded by the coding sequence ATGGCGAAGAACACCCGACGGGGCGCCAGCCGCAGCCCCGCCAAAAAGAAGAAAGCACAACGACAGGTACCCGGCTGGGTATGGCTGTTTACCGGCCTGATGGTGGGGCTTTTCATCGCGTTCCTGTTTCATCTGGGCAACACCCAGCTGCAGCAGGGCGGCAAACCCATCGCCGGCACCAACAAGCCGAAAGCGCAGACAGAGAAACCGGCGGCAAAGCAGGAGGAGCCCCAAACCGGGGATGATTCACCGCAATTCGATTTCTATGCGGTGCTGCCGAAGATGGAAGTCATTGTGCCGCAAAACGAATCTGACACCGGCACACGGAATACGGCCACTCGCAAGCCCAAGGACACCCCGCGTCAGACCAGCACGGAGTCTGGCACCCGCAACAGCAATGAAAAATACCTGCTCCAGGCGGGCAGCTTCCGGCGCAACGAGGATGCGGACCGTCGTCGTGCCGAATTGATCCTGAAAGGCTTCGAAGCCTCTATCCAGTCCGTGGATCTGGAAAGCGGCGACAGCTGGCACCGGGTCATGATCGGCCCCTACAACAACCTCAATGCCATGCACCGCGCCCAGGACCAACTGGCCAGCAACGGCATCGAAACCCTGCCGATCAAGATGAAAAAATAG
- a CDS encoding DUF4105 domain-containing protein, whose product MRAVFLSLLLCWCATVSASPSDKELAAQPRWQALLHINPGATLRDRHRSYVDDEQFFFSDVGADDPLAELVASREALAPAGAEARCRFPARYRFFSAQLGWQDAAPLAHCDDYQEWRQAVTASRAVLVFPAAYLNSPSSMFGHTLLRLDQGEDASVWLSWAVNFGAVAMADDNSLFYIYRGLAGGYPGRFALVPYVQKIQEYSHMENRDMWEYTLDLDQQEMDWLIEHLWELKDINFDYYFFDENCSFRLLELMEVARPGSHLLDDLRFAEVPVNTVRALDDAGFISERHYRPSKAVELDNLRQQLSGAQQALSRRLAEDPGLLESEGFLAASEQEQSLMVTVAYRYLRLKYRKEERTDKVAGDSFALLSAMNGLPAVEMPETVDAQPPEKGHGTQMLAASGGQRDGNQDFGELSYRLTYHDLLDNPYGFLRGAQIEGIDLTLRSTDSGDPKLEELGVVSIRSLAPRNRFIKPLSWYVEGGLERAWAERRRLVRYVQGGAGASWLWGNWQPYLLSSFRLENNSAFDSFVTPGAGVDTGLLYRRGDWQWQLGSVGHYFTNDVYRYTSTFSVQWAMTRQHGLRASFEREGWRGDGENEFKLQWRWYFD is encoded by the coding sequence CGTGCGGTTTTCCTGAGTTTGCTGTTGTGCTGGTGCGCAACCGTTTCTGCTTCTCCTTCTGACAAGGAACTTGCCGCGCAGCCTCGCTGGCAGGCGTTGTTGCATATCAATCCCGGTGCAACCCTGCGTGATCGTCATCGCAGTTATGTGGATGATGAGCAATTCTTTTTTTCTGATGTCGGCGCAGATGATCCCCTGGCGGAACTGGTTGCCAGCCGGGAGGCATTGGCGCCTGCAGGGGCTGAGGCCCGCTGCCGTTTTCCTGCCCGCTACCGTTTCTTTTCCGCGCAGCTGGGCTGGCAGGATGCTGCGCCCTTGGCGCACTGTGACGATTATCAGGAGTGGCGCCAGGCCGTGACGGCCAGCCGGGCGGTGTTGGTCTTTCCTGCCGCCTACCTGAACAGCCCCTCTTCCATGTTTGGACACACCCTGCTCCGTCTGGATCAGGGGGAGGATGCGTCTGTCTGGTTGTCCTGGGCGGTGAATTTCGGCGCCGTTGCCATGGCAGACGACAATTCACTGTTTTATATCTATCGCGGCCTTGCCGGGGGGTATCCCGGCCGTTTTGCGTTGGTGCCCTATGTGCAGAAGATCCAGGAATACTCGCACATGGAAAATCGGGACATGTGGGAATACACCCTGGACCTGGATCAGCAGGAAATGGACTGGCTGATTGAGCACCTGTGGGAGCTCAAGGATATCAATTTCGATTATTACTTCTTTGATGAAAACTGCTCGTTCAGGCTGCTGGAGCTGATGGAGGTGGCCCGGCCGGGCTCCCATTTGCTGGACGACCTGCGTTTCGCGGAAGTGCCGGTGAATACCGTGCGGGCCCTGGATGACGCCGGTTTTATCAGTGAGCGCCACTATCGCCCTTCCAAAGCCGTTGAGCTGGATAACCTGCGCCAACAGTTGAGCGGGGCCCAGCAGGCTCTGTCTCGTCGATTGGCAGAAGACCCAGGCCTGCTGGAGAGCGAGGGTTTTCTGGCGGCCAGTGAGCAGGAGCAGTCGCTCATGGTCACGGTGGCCTATCGCTACCTGCGCCTCAAGTACCGCAAGGAAGAACGAACCGACAAGGTGGCGGGGGATTCCTTTGCCCTGCTTTCTGCCATGAACGGGCTACCTGCGGTGGAGATGCCGGAAACCGTGGATGCCCAGCCTCCGGAAAAAGGACACGGGACCCAGATGCTGGCGGCCAGCGGCGGCCAGCGTGATGGCAATCAGGACTTTGGTGAATTGAGCTATCGGCTGACTTATCATGATCTGTTGGATAACCCCTATGGCTTTCTGCGTGGTGCGCAGATCGAAGGGATTGACCTGACGCTGCGTAGTACCGATTCCGGCGACCCCAAGCTGGAAGAGTTGGGTGTGGTGAGCATTCGCTCCCTGGCACCCCGTAACCGCTTTATCAAACCTCTGAGCTGGTACGTGGAAGGTGGGCTGGAGCGGGCGTGGGCTGAACGCCGCAGACTGGTGCGTTATGTACAGGGGGGCGCGGGCGCCAGCTGGCTATGGGGTAACTGGCAGCCCTATCTGCTGTCCAGTTTCCGGCTGGAGAACAACAGTGCCTTCGATAGCTTTGTCACTCCCGGGGCCGGTGTGGATACCGGCTTGCTGTATCGCCGGGGAGATTGGCAGTGGCAGCTTGGCAGTGTCGGTCATTATTTTACCAATGACGTCTACCGTTACACGTCCACCTTTTCGGTGCAGTGGGCCATGACGCGACAACATGGGTTGCGGGCCTCCTTTGAACGGGAAGGCTGGCGTGGCGATGGCGAGAATGAGTTCAAACTGCAATGGCGATGGTACTTCGATTAA
- the tatB gene encoding Sec-independent protein translocase protein TatB, whose protein sequence is MFDIGFAELTLIFIIGLVVLGPERLPTVARTLGHWLGRARSTFNNLKNELEKEAVTKDMRERMEKQMREMGLDEASIREARESLLSPDEIARARQPAGSEENRIQPPSNQDAQDPTRND, encoded by the coding sequence ATGTTTGATATCGGTTTTGCCGAACTCACCCTGATCTTCATCATCGGTCTGGTGGTCCTGGGCCCCGAGCGATTGCCAACCGTGGCCCGCACCCTGGGGCACTGGCTGGGTCGTGCCCGCTCCACGTTCAACAACCTGAAGAACGAACTGGAAAAGGAAGCGGTCACCAAGGACATGCGCGAACGCATGGAGAAGCAGATGCGGGAAATGGGGCTGGACGAAGCCAGCATCCGTGAAGCCAGGGAAAGCCTGCTCAGCCCCGACGAGATTGCCCGGGCTCGCCAGCCTGCAGGCAGCGAAGAAAACCGTATCCAGCCGCCTTCCAACCAGGACGCCCAGGACCCGACACGCAATGACTGA
- a CDS encoding AarF/UbiB family protein — protein MLPVTRILVVTHVVCRYRLLALLPAHPLRNLLIALSFLIPSSWIGTGKLSEGERLQKALEQLGPIFIKFGQLLATRQDMLPPEWTAALARLQDQVAPFDGEQARALVEASLDQPFDAVFEDFDTTPLAAASVAQVHPATLKNGQHVVAKILRPTIRPVVERDLKVMAFGARWLERLWRDARYFRPAQVVADYRDIILGELDLAAEARNSEAMRRHFLFSPLLYIPAIHLEYSSATVIIMDRINGIPVNDIERIKAAGIDPKVLAERGVEIFFSQVFRFNLFHADMHPGNIFVNPEHPESPQYMAVDAAIAGRLSKEDLNILGRMVLAVMREDYSGLVDAVIRAGWNRAPIDRPRFERAVIDLVEPVRSAQLDQLEFAPLVMKLFDLARNYHIEMPVQYILLMKTLVHIEGLGRSIYPQLDIWNTGRPLLEAWMMAEYGPSATLKKLQNRLPEWTAQLPDMPDLLRDGLETLRDLPYQHDRLEARLEQQLVRHRHKLMAGVSGLGCAGAALWLANPYSWPLAAAALVLVSWGWRR, from the coding sequence ATGCTCCCCGTTACCCGTATTCTGGTAGTCACCCATGTGGTGTGCCGCTACCGCCTGCTGGCTCTGCTGCCCGCCCACCCATTGCGCAACCTGCTGATTGCATTGTCCTTCCTGATCCCCTCCAGCTGGATAGGCACGGGCAAACTCAGCGAGGGTGAGCGACTGCAGAAAGCCCTGGAGCAGCTGGGTCCCATCTTTATCAAGTTTGGCCAGCTGCTTGCCACCCGCCAGGATATGCTGCCTCCGGAATGGACCGCCGCCCTGGCACGGCTCCAGGATCAGGTCGCCCCGTTTGATGGCGAGCAGGCCCGAGCCCTGGTGGAAGCCAGCCTGGACCAACCTTTCGATGCAGTCTTTGAAGACTTTGACACCACCCCCCTAGCCGCGGCATCCGTGGCCCAGGTGCACCCGGCCACACTGAAGAACGGCCAGCATGTGGTGGCCAAGATCCTGCGTCCCACCATTCGCCCGGTGGTGGAACGGGATCTGAAAGTCATGGCCTTCGGGGCCCGCTGGCTTGAACGCCTGTGGCGTGACGCCCGTTACTTCCGCCCGGCACAGGTGGTGGCCGACTACCGCGACATCATTCTTGGCGAACTGGACCTGGCCGCCGAAGCCCGCAACAGTGAAGCCATGCGCCGGCATTTCCTGTTCAGCCCACTGCTCTACATCCCGGCCATTCACCTGGAGTACTCCAGCGCCACCGTAATCATCATGGACCGGATCAACGGCATCCCGGTGAATGATATCGAGCGTATCAAGGCCGCCGGCATTGATCCAAAAGTGCTGGCCGAACGCGGCGTGGAAATCTTCTTCTCACAGGTATTCCGCTTCAATCTGTTCCATGCGGACATGCACCCGGGCAACATTTTCGTCAACCCGGAACATCCGGAATCGCCCCAGTATATGGCGGTGGACGCAGCCATTGCCGGACGGTTGTCGAAAGAGGACCTGAATATACTGGGCCGCATGGTACTGGCAGTCATGCGCGAGGATTATAGCGGCCTGGTGGACGCGGTAATCCGCGCCGGCTGGAACCGCGCCCCCATTGATCGCCCCCGTTTTGAGCGGGCTGTGATCGACCTGGTGGAACCGGTTCGCTCAGCCCAGCTGGATCAGCTCGAGTTCGCCCCACTGGTGATGAAGCTGTTTGATCTGGCCCGCAATTACCATATCGAGATGCCAGTGCAGTACATCCTGCTGATGAAGACCCTGGTGCATATCGAAGGCCTGGGCCGCAGCATCTATCCGCAGCTGGATATCTGGAACACCGGCCGCCCACTGCTGGAAGCCTGGATGATGGCCGAATACGGCCCCAGCGCCACCCTGAAGAAGCTGCAGAACCGGCTACCGGAATGGACCGCCCAACTGCCGGACATGCCCGACCTGCTGCGCGATGGACTGGAAACCCTGCGCGATCTGCCCTACCAGCATGATCGCCTGGAAGCCCGGCTGGAACAGCAACTGGTACGCCATCGTCACAAGTTGATGGCCGGCGTGTCTGGATTGGGCTGTGCCGGTGCCGCCCTGTGGTTGGCCAATCCTTACAGCTGGCCGCTGGCTGCGGCAGCTCTGGTACTGGTGAGCTGGGGCTGGCGGCGCTAG